A window of Equus caballus isolate H_3958 breed thoroughbred chromosome 10, TB-T2T, whole genome shotgun sequence contains these coding sequences:
- the SRSF12 gene encoding serine/arginine-rich splicing factor 12 isoform X2: MSRYTRPPNTSLFVRNVADATRPEDLRREFGRYGPIVDVYIPLDFYTRRPRGFAYVQYPLSYRLVIFEDVRDAEDALYNLNRKWVCGRQIEIQFAQGDRKTPGQMKSKERHPCSPSDHRRSRSPSQRRTRSRSSSWGRNRRRSDSLKESRHRRFSYSQSKSRSKSLPRRSTSARQSRTPRRNSGSRGRSRSKSLQKRSKSIGKSQSSSPQKQTSSGTKSRSHGRHSDSIARSPCKSPKGYTNSETKAQTAKHSHFRSHSRSRSYRHKNSW; this comes from the exons ATGTCTCGCTACACGAGGCCCCCCAACACCTCCCTGTTCGTCAGGAACGTCGCGGACGCCACCAG GCCTGAGGACTTGCGCCGTGAGTTTGGTCGATATGGCCCTATAGTAGACGTTTACATCCCACTTGACTTCTACACCCGCCGCCCAAGAGGATTTGCTTATGTCCAATATCCTTTATCTTACCGT CTAGTCATATTTGAAGATGTTCGTGATGCTGAAGATGCTCTTTACAACCTCAATAGAAAGTGGGTATGTGGCCGTCAAATTGAAATACAGTTTGCACAAGGTGATCGCAAAA CACCAGGCCAAATGAAATCAAAAGAACGTCACCCGTGTTCTCCAAGTGATCATAGGAGATCAAGAAGCCCCAGCCAAAGGAGAACTCGAAGTAGAAGTTCTTCATGGGGAAGAAATAGGAGGCGGTCTGATAGCCTTAAAGA GTCTCGACACAGGCGATTTTCTTACAGCCAGTCTAAATCTCGCTCCAAATCACTACCAAGGCGTTCTACCTCAGCAAGGCAGTCAAGAACTCCAAGAAGGAATTCTGGTTCTAGAGGACGATCAAGGTCAAAGTCCTTACAAAAAAGGTCCAAGTCCATAGGAAAATCACAATCAAGTTCACCTCAAAAGCAGACTAGCTCAGGAACAAAATCAAGATCACATGGAAGACATTCTGACTCCATAGCAAGATCCCCATGTAAATCTCCCAAAGGGTATACCAATTCTGAAACTAAAGCACAGACAGCAAAACATTCTCACTTTCGATCACATTCAAGATCTCGGAGTTATCGTCATAAAAACAGTTGGTGA
- the SRSF12 gene encoding serine/arginine-rich splicing factor 12 isoform X1: protein MKSKERHPCSPSDHRRSRSPSQRRTRSRSSSWGRNRRRSDSLKESRHRRFSYSQSKSRSKSLPRRSTSARQSRTPRRNSGSRGRSRSKSLQKRSKSIGKSQSSSPQKQTSSGTKSRSHGRHSDSIARSPCKSPKGYTNSETKAQTAKHSHFRSHSRSRSYRHKNSW, encoded by the exons ATGAAATCAAAAGAACGTCACCCGTGTTCTCCAAGTGATCATAGGAGATCAAGAAGCCCCAGCCAAAGGAGAACTCGAAGTAGAAGTTCTTCATGGGGAAGAAATAGGAGGCGGTCTGATAGCCTTAAAGA GTCTCGACACAGGCGATTTTCTTACAGCCAGTCTAAATCTCGCTCCAAATCACTACCAAGGCGTTCTACCTCAGCAAGGCAGTCAAGAACTCCAAGAAGGAATTCTGGTTCTAGAGGACGATCAAGGTCAAAGTCCTTACAAAAAAGGTCCAAGTCCATAGGAAAATCACAATCAAGTTCACCTCAAAAGCAGACTAGCTCAGGAACAAAATCAAGATCACATGGAAGACATTCTGACTCCATAGCAAGATCCCCATGTAAATCTCCCAAAGGGTATACCAATTCTGAAACTAAAGCACAGACAGCAAAACATTCTCACTTTCGATCACATTCAAGATCTCGGAGTTATCGTCATAAAAACAGTTGGTGA